One window of the Mycobacterium sp. SVM_VP21 genome contains the following:
- a CDS encoding mammalian cell entry protein, with the protein MSGPDDAKVRRRASRAAGPAGDAGETTPSAVTIPAPSRAAVRAVRPAGPPPRRRPNARKTAQLAGAVGLAASVLLGLMVAALGVQHRHADAEQQRDQRFVDTAVQTVLNMYTYTPDTISDQVDLFVAGTSGPLRDTMAANAENLKALLRETKHSSEAVINAAALEGVDNIAANASVLVAMRATATDVDGVNKPSQPYALRVIVHEDDAGNMTAYDLKWPDGSR; encoded by the coding sequence GTGAGCGGACCCGACGACGCGAAGGTCCGGCGCCGGGCCTCGCGGGCTGCGGGACCAGCAGGTGATGCCGGCGAAACGACGCCGAGTGCGGTAACGATTCCGGCACCGAGCCGCGCTGCGGTGCGTGCGGTCCGGCCGGCCGGACCGCCGCCGCGGCGGCGGCCCAATGCCCGCAAGACTGCGCAACTGGCGGGCGCCGTCGGACTCGCGGCGTCGGTCCTGCTTGGACTGATGGTCGCCGCGCTCGGGGTGCAACACCGGCATGCCGACGCAGAGCAACAGCGGGATCAGCGATTCGTCGACACCGCGGTCCAGACCGTGCTGAACATGTATACCTATACGCCCGACACCATCAGTGACCAGGTAGATCTGTTCGTGGCGGGCACCAGCGGACCGCTGCGCGACACGATGGCCGCCAACGCCGAGAACCTCAAGGCGTTGCTCCGCGAGACCAAGCACAGCTCGGAAGCCGTCATCAACGCCGCGGCATTGGAAGGGGTCGACAACATCGCTGCCAACGCGTCGGTGTTGGTGGCGATGCGGGCTACCGCCACCGATGTCGATGGCGTCAACAAGCCGTCGCAGCCCTACGCTTTGCGGGTGATCGTGCATGAAGACGACGCGGGCAACATGACGGCTTACGACCTCAAGTGGCCGGACGGCAGCCGATGA
- a CDS encoding MCE family protein: MSVKSVGGALQRVGRRGAALGAGVLVLSGCQFGGLNSLNMPGTAGHGRGSYSITVHLPDVTTLPQNSPVMVDDVTVGSVSGIRAVQQPDGSFYAAVKLSLDGQVQLPANAIAKVAQTSLLGSQHIELAEPTDQPPVGNLVAGDEIPLSRTGRYPSTEEVLSSLGVVVNQGNLGALQDITEEAYAAVAGRAGTFAELVPRLAELTASLDRQAHDIIAAADGLNRVGATLARSAPSLARALDTMPAALQVLNDNRSNIVDAFGALQRLAVVGSRIMSETKEDFAADIKDLYPIIKAFADNANELVTSLPFIPTFPFPSMYLRNAVRGDFLNVYVTFDMTLRRFGETVFTTGGFDPNMPHMHDVLNPPDFLIGQMANLSGQAADPFKIPPGTAAHYEE, encoded by the coding sequence ATGAGCGTGAAGTCTGTTGGCGGTGCGCTGCAGCGGGTCGGCCGGCGCGGTGCGGCACTCGGCGCCGGGGTGTTGGTGTTGTCCGGTTGTCAGTTCGGCGGGCTGAACTCGCTGAACATGCCGGGAACCGCGGGCCATGGCCGCGGCTCGTACAGCATCACCGTGCACCTGCCGGATGTGACCACGTTGCCGCAGAATTCACCGGTGATGGTCGACGATGTCACCGTCGGCAGTGTCTCGGGCATTCGGGCCGTGCAACAGCCCGACGGCAGCTTCTATGCCGCGGTCAAGTTGTCGCTGGACGGCCAGGTGCAGCTGCCGGCCAATGCCATCGCGAAGGTCGCCCAGACCTCGCTGCTGGGTTCTCAGCACATCGAGCTGGCCGAGCCGACCGACCAACCGCCGGTCGGTAACCTCGTCGCCGGCGATGAGATTCCGCTCAGCCGGACCGGCCGCTACCCCAGCACCGAAGAGGTGTTGTCGTCGTTGGGCGTGGTGGTGAACCAGGGCAATCTCGGTGCGCTGCAGGACATCACCGAAGAGGCCTATGCTGCCGTCGCGGGCCGGGCCGGCACTTTTGCCGAGCTGGTGCCGCGACTGGCCGAACTCACCGCATCGCTGGACCGCCAGGCGCACGACATCATCGCCGCCGCAGACGGCCTGAATCGGGTTGGCGCGACCCTGGCCCGTAGCGCCCCCAGCCTGGCACGGGCGCTGGACACCATGCCGGCGGCACTGCAGGTGCTCAACGACAACCGCAGCAACATCGTCGATGCGTTCGGGGCGCTGCAGCGGTTGGCCGTGGTCGGATCGCGGATCATGAGCGAGACCAAGGAAGACTTCGCCGCCGACATCAAGGATCTGTACCCGATCATCAAGGCCTTCGCTGACAACGCCAACGAGTTGGTGACGTCGCTCCCGTTCATCCCGACATTCCCCTTCCCCTCGATGTATCTGCGCAACGCGGTGCGCGGTGACTTCCTCAACGTCTATGTCACCTTCGACATGACACTGCGGCGATTCGGTGAGACGGTCTTCACCACCGGCGGTTTCGACCCGAACATGCCGCACATGCACGACGTCCTCAACCCACCCGACTTCTTGATCGGCCAGATGGCGAACCTGTCCGGACAGGCTGCCGACCCGTTCAAGATCCCGCCCGGCACGGCTGCCCACTATGAGGAATGA
- a CDS encoding MCE family protein — MLTRLVRIQLGIFAVVTVLAVGAISILYLHAPSRLGIGTYNVSADFIGGGGIYKSANVTYRGVTVGRVESVQLSDHGVDAAMRLNSSTKIPANVTATVKSMSAIGEQYIDLVPPAGDAAAGVLRNGARIGQDRTAIGQDIAGLLDQAQSLVNSAANSRLRDLLRSAFDGFNGSGQELARMIASSRQLIDEANANFDATSALIDQVEPFLDAQIRGGDDIKKLTRSLAAVTTEVRNADPQLREVLQTLPSVADEANTTFDGIRASFPTLAASIANFGRVGVIYRNSIEQALVVFPALMAALITVAGGVPMDEGAKLDFKIDMHDPPPCTVGFLPFTEMRTPADETVRELPKNLYCQAAQNDPSAVRGARNYPCMEYPGKRAPTIQLCRDPKGYVPIGSNPWRGPPIPYDTPITDPRMLNPMNKFPYIPPSADYDPGPPVVALPPGVPAGPGPAPNPPFPLPYPPNELGPNPPAPWPYYAPPDQNLPTGPGGNGGLPAYGRDPAPAAAPGPAPGPLPAEANGVAYSTYDRSGKFVDPAGNSGVFVSGSDKWLPAENWADLMLAPRQT; from the coding sequence ATGCTGACCCGCCTCGTCCGAATCCAGCTCGGGATCTTCGCCGTGGTCACAGTGCTGGCCGTCGGCGCGATCTCGATCCTGTATCTGCATGCCCCGAGCCGGCTGGGCATCGGGACCTACAACGTGTCGGCTGACTTCATCGGCGGCGGCGGTATCTACAAAAGCGCCAACGTCACCTACCGCGGCGTGACCGTGGGTCGGGTGGAATCTGTTCAACTCAGCGACCACGGCGTGGACGCAGCCATGCGGCTCAACAGCAGCACCAAGATCCCTGCCAACGTCACCGCCACCGTCAAGAGCATGTCCGCGATCGGTGAGCAGTACATCGACCTGGTTCCACCGGCCGGGGACGCTGCCGCAGGGGTGCTGCGCAATGGCGCACGCATCGGCCAGGACCGCACCGCGATCGGTCAGGACATCGCTGGCCTGCTCGACCAGGCGCAGTCGTTGGTCAACAGTGCCGCCAACAGCCGCCTTCGCGATCTGCTGCGCAGCGCGTTCGATGGATTCAACGGCTCCGGGCAGGAACTGGCCCGGATGATCGCCTCGTCACGGCAGCTGATCGACGAGGCCAATGCCAACTTCGACGCGACTTCGGCGCTGATCGACCAGGTCGAGCCCTTCTTGGACGCCCAGATCCGCGGCGGCGACGACATCAAGAAACTGACGCGGTCGCTGGCGGCGGTCACCACCGAGGTGCGCAACGCCGACCCGCAGCTGCGCGAGGTGCTGCAGACCCTGCCCAGCGTCGCCGACGAGGCCAACACCACATTCGACGGCATTCGGGCCTCCTTCCCGACGCTTGCGGCCAGCATCGCGAACTTCGGGCGGGTCGGGGTCATCTACCGCAACTCCATCGAGCAGGCGCTGGTGGTGTTCCCCGCGCTGATGGCGGCACTGATCACCGTCGCCGGCGGCGTACCGATGGATGAGGGCGCCAAGCTGGACTTCAAGATCGACATGCACGACCCGCCGCCCTGCACCGTCGGCTTCTTGCCGTTCACCGAGATGCGCACGCCGGCCGACGAGACCGTCCGCGAGCTACCCAAGAACCTGTACTGCCAAGCCGCGCAGAATGACCCCTCGGCGGTTCGCGGCGCGCGCAACTACCCGTGCATGGAGTATCCGGGCAAGCGGGCGCCGACCATCCAGCTCTGTCGCGACCCGAAGGGCTACGTCCCGATCGGCAGCAACCCGTGGCGCGGTCCGCCGATCCCGTACGACACCCCGATCACCGATCCGCGGATGCTCAATCCGATGAACAAGTTCCCCTACATCCCGCCGTCGGCGGACTACGACCCGGGACCACCGGTCGTGGCGCTGCCGCCGGGTGTGCCCGCGGGCCCCGGCCCGGCGCCCAACCCGCCGTTCCCGCTGCCGTACCCGCCGAACGAGCTCGGGCCGAATCCGCCGGCGCCGTGGCCGTACTACGCGCCGCCGGACCAGAACCTGCCGACCGGTCCTGGGGGCAACGGTGGCCTGCCCGCCTACGGCCGTGACCCCGCTCCGGCAGCAGCTCCCGGGCCGGCTCCGGGACCGTTGCCCGCCGAGGCCAACGGTGTTGCCTACAGCACCTACGACCGGTCCGGAAAGTTCGTGGATCCGGCAGGCAACAGCGGAGTGTTCGTCTCCGGCTCCGACAAGTGGCTGCCCGCCGAGAACTGGGCTGATCTGATGCTCGCGCCGAGGCAGACGTGA
- a CDS encoding mammalian cell entry protein, which translates to MTRKWMLLAVLAGLLAAFVGLGASAGKLYWNRVESHGEQSARSELVRLTADEIPKVLGYEYKTVERSLTETYPMFTGDYRREFEARAINEIIPQARDKQLVNQVDVVGVAAMAARRTSGSVLVFVNRTVTGKSKEKYYEGSRLRVDFRKIDRKWLISNIVPI; encoded by the coding sequence ATGACGCGTAAGTGGATGTTGCTGGCCGTCTTGGCGGGGTTGCTCGCGGCGTTCGTGGGTCTTGGCGCATCGGCGGGAAAGCTGTACTGGAACCGGGTCGAGTCGCATGGTGAGCAGTCGGCGCGCTCGGAGTTGGTCAGACTGACCGCCGACGAGATCCCGAAAGTGCTTGGGTATGAGTACAAGACCGTGGAACGCAGCCTGACCGAGACGTACCCGATGTTCACGGGGGACTACCGCCGCGAATTCGAGGCTCGTGCCATCAACGAGATCATCCCGCAGGCGCGCGATAAGCAGTTGGTGAACCAGGTCGATGTCGTCGGCGTCGCTGCCATGGCTGCGCGCCGGACTTCGGGTTCGGTGTTGGTGTTCGTCAACCGCACCGTGACCGGCAAGTCCAAGGAGAAGTACTACGAGGGCAGTCGGCTGCGGGTGGACTTCCGCAAGATCGACCGCAAGTGGCTGATCAGCAACATCGTGCCGATCTAG
- a CDS encoding MCE family protein produces the protein MTRKTSRILLAGALAVLLAAAAYVVLPAQRSYRITGYFASAVGLYPGDDVRVVGVPVGRIESIEPRAENVKITMSVSKDVPLPADVHAVLMAPNIVSARVIQLAPAYTEGDKLADGAVLGEDRTAVPVEWDEVKQELTQLSAQLAPEQGKLNGALSAFVNQAADTFDGNGDSFRNALRELSATTGRLGDSRTDLFGTVKNLQVLVDALSGSNEQIVQFTDHVAAVSAVLADSSVDLDATLGTLSQALRDVRGFLHDNNDALIAQVNKLAEFTEMLSDQSDNFEQVLHITPHGLVNFYNIYNPAQGSLAGLLSLPDFANPVQFICGGVFDIGSVPDNFKRAEICKERMGPVMRRWAMNFIPLLFHPINSITAYKGQIIYDTPATEAKAQTPVPYLKWLPAPGVTPPSTEDVAALFLPPPAPGQLGKAPGPTGPAQPGAGAPREGG, from the coding sequence ATGACGCGCAAAACTTCACGCATCCTCCTCGCCGGGGCGTTGGCCGTACTGTTGGCCGCCGCCGCGTACGTGGTGCTGCCGGCGCAGCGCAGCTACCGCATCACCGGCTACTTCGCCTCGGCGGTGGGCCTCTACCCAGGCGACGATGTCCGGGTGGTCGGAGTCCCGGTCGGCCGCATCGAGTCCATCGAGCCGCGTGCTGAGAACGTTAAGATCACCATGTCGGTGAGCAAGGACGTGCCGTTGCCCGCCGACGTGCATGCGGTGCTGATGGCGCCGAACATCGTCTCGGCGCGGGTCATTCAGCTGGCCCCGGCCTACACCGAAGGTGACAAGCTGGCCGACGGTGCAGTCCTGGGCGAAGACCGCACTGCGGTCCCGGTCGAGTGGGACGAGGTCAAGCAGGAGCTGACGCAGCTCAGTGCCCAGTTGGCGCCAGAGCAGGGCAAGCTCAACGGTGCGCTGAGCGCATTCGTCAACCAGGCGGCCGACACGTTCGACGGCAACGGCGACTCCTTCCGCAACGCACTGCGCGAACTCTCGGCGACTACCGGACGGCTCGGCGACTCGCGCACCGACCTGTTCGGCACCGTCAAGAACCTGCAGGTACTGGTGGACGCGCTCTCGGGCAGCAACGAGCAGATCGTCCAGTTCACCGACCACGTCGCAGCGGTGTCGGCAGTGCTGGCCGACAGTTCGGTCGACCTCGACGCCACGCTGGGCACCCTCAGTCAGGCGCTGCGCGATGTGCGCGGCTTCCTGCACGACAACAACGACGCGTTGATCGCCCAGGTCAACAAGCTGGCGGAGTTTACCGAGATGTTGTCGGATCAGAGCGACAACTTCGAGCAGGTCCTACACATCACGCCGCACGGCCTGGTCAACTTCTACAACATCTACAACCCGGCTCAGGGCTCGCTCGCCGGCCTGCTGTCGCTGCCCGACTTCGCCAACCCGGTGCAGTTCATCTGTGGTGGCGTCTTCGACATCGGTTCTGTGCCAGACAACTTCAAACGGGCCGAGATCTGCAAGGAACGGATGGGACCGGTCATGCGCCGCTGGGCCATGAACTTCATTCCGCTGCTGTTCCACCCGATCAACTCGATCACCGCCTACAAAGGCCAGATCATCTATGACACCCCTGCCACCGAGGCGAAGGCTCAAACGCCGGTACCTTACCTGAAGTGGTTGCCGGCTCCGGGTGTCACGCCGCCGAGCACCGAGGATGTCGCGGCGCTGTTCCTGCCGCCCCCCGCGCCGGGGCAGCTGGGCAAGGCGCCCGGCCCGACCGGACCGGCCCAGCCCGGTGCCGGCGCACCACGGGAGGGCGGATGA